A part of Helicobacter himalayensis genomic DNA contains:
- a CDS encoding thiamine phosphate synthase, whose product MRNDILQGLYGISDTILTPYESLESQLKDAIKGGLKIFQLRDKTSDRNALIEKIYRLSELCAKKNVLFVLNDHIDLASRLKIQALHIGRNTHTQTLDDMQYLKYFSKARKQFSGILGASAYGDISLAKKLENLGADYVAFGAIFPSITKPKAPCIGVEILSQAKDILKIPICAIGGISKENINLLKIADMCALISDLWDKNPLLNAQIILQKWRL is encoded by the coding sequence ATGAGGAATGATATTTTGCAAGGGCTTTATGGGATAAGCGACACAATTCTTACACCTTATGAAAGTCTAGAATCACAACTTAAAGATGCTATCAAAGGTGGCTTAAAAATCTTTCAATTAAGAGATAAAACTAGCGATAGGAACGCACTTATAGAGAAAATCTATCGCTTAAGTGAGCTATGTGCTAAAAAGAATGTTTTATTTGTGCTAAATGACCACATAGATCTAGCTTCACGTCTTAAAATTCAAGCATTGCATATCGGTAGAAATACCCATACACAGACCTTAGATGATATGCAATATTTAAAATATTTCAGCAAAGCACGCAAGCAATTTAGCGGGATTTTGGGTGCATCGGCGTATGGTGATATTTCTCTTGCAAAAAAGTTAGAGAATCTCGGCGCGGATTATGTGGCATTTGGTGCAATATTCCCTTCAATCACAAAACCCAAAGCACCTTGCATAGGTGTTGAGATACTTTCCCAAGCAAAGGATATTCTCAAAATCCCAATATGCGCCATAGGTGGAATTAGCAAAGAAAATATTAATCTGCTAAAAATCGCTGATATGTGCGCGCTTATCAGTGATTTATGGGATAAAAATCCACTTTTGAACGCTCAGATTATTCTGCAAAAATGGCGCTTATGA
- a CDS encoding non-canonical purine NTP pyrophosphatase encodes MLLILATSNLHKVKEIREIFAESLNGVQVLQNTSCERVKNPKNKGRVEQNYHLNNPIVKNPLQSLKIRSFKDFLTPFEIVENGSSFAENARIKAEAIYKALRESLEQESLQNKTFLHKVSAEELQDLQNRDFFILSEDSGLCIDVFEGSPGIYSARFLEQETLRFDAWNAYKKGLSKDFDIDRLNVKRVLFELKMCNLKESNARFVANLCLLDSQKNTKHFEGICEGRVIGEILGNSGFGYDPIFVPNGYTQTLAQIEEKNAISHRKKALDKCIGYLQAILAQPQ; translated from the coding sequence ATGCTCCTTATCCTAGCAACTTCCAATTTACATAAAGTCAAAGAGATTCGGGAAATTTTTGCAGAATCTTTAAACGGAGTGCAAGTTTTGCAAAATACTTCTTGCGAGAGAGTCAAAAATCCCAAAAATAAGGGCAGAGTAGAGCAAAACTATCACTTAAATAATCCAATTGTCAAAAATCCATTACAAAGCCTTAAAATACGAAGTTTTAAGGATTTTTTAACGCCTTTTGAGATTGTAGAAAATGGTAGCAGTTTTGCAGAAAATGCAAGGATAAAAGCAGAGGCGATTTATAAGGCTTTGCGAGAATCTTTAGAGCAAGAATCCTTGCAAAATAAGACTTTCTTGCATAAAGTTTCAGCGGAGGAGTTGCAGGACTTACAAAATAGAGATTTTTTTATTTTAAGTGAGGATAGCGGGCTTTGTATTGATGTTTTTGAGGGAAGTCCGGGTATTTATAGTGCGCGATTTTTAGAGCAAGAAACTTTGCGCTTTGACGCGTGGAATGCTTACAAAAAGGGCTTATCAAAGGATTTTGACATCGATAGGCTTAATGTCAAGCGCGTGCTTTTTGAGCTAAAAATGTGTAATCTTAAAGAATCAAATGCGCGTTTTGTGGCAAATCTTTGTTTGCTAGATTCTCAAAAAAATACTAAGCATTTTGAAGGAATCTGCGAGGGTAGGGTGATTGGTGAGATTTTAGGAAATAGTGGGTTTGGCTATGATCCGATTTTTGTGCCAAATGGTTATACACAAACGCTCGCACAGATAGAAGAAAAAAATGCAATTTCACACCGCAAAAAAGCGCTTGATAAGTGTATAGGATATTTGCAAGCAATATTAGCTCAACCACAATAA
- a CDS encoding murein transglycosylase domain-containing protein has product MSLFHACKAGSSYNGSFQQPLLKGSDSKMWAHNDDENEAISKKRKKPTRGANTSFFARDSILEQSDLALESSLDNADFSKQTKEVLKKAHNTYKQEITNLSGNITKNWANDEFEVSSTNKMVKYSDHYLSKSSIDFQNGVIRVETIDKSNPEQALKNAIIMTLLTPQDPSGVDLYTDSEVKLNGKPFLAGLVKDNEGQDILYEWRAKKYADFLLQNQLKTRTDAKGNKVYFVDVKMSENYQSLAGNSYQAYAQKYAKQYNLEGALVMAIIHTESNFNPYAMSHVPAYGLMQIVPSTAGADSYELINGKKGMPNKDMLFTPETNIHYGSAYLHILFERYLKGITNPLSHEYCVIAAYNTGSGNVLRAFHKDRKQAINVINSLTPKQVYHRLTTRLNDEGKRYVQKVTNFKKQYVGI; this is encoded by the coding sequence GTGTCCTTATTTCACGCTTGCAAAGCTGGAAGCAGCTATAATGGCTCGTTTCAACAACCCTTGCTTAAGGGTTCAGATTCTAAAATGTGGGCGCATAATGATGACGAAAATGAAGCGATATCTAAAAAGCGAAAAAAGCCCACACGTGGTGCAAATACATCATTTTTTGCGCGCGATAGCATTTTGGAGCAATCAGATTTAGCACTTGAAAGTTCTTTGGATAATGCCGACTTTAGCAAACAAACAAAAGAAGTGCTAAAAAAAGCGCATAATACCTATAAACAGGAGATTACAAACCTTAGTGGAAACATTACTAAAAATTGGGCGAATGATGAATTTGAAGTTTCTAGCACCAATAAAATGGTCAAATACAGCGATCATTATCTTTCAAAGTCAAGTATCGACTTCCAAAATGGAGTAATCCGCGTAGAAACCATTGATAAAAGTAATCCCGAGCAAGCCCTCAAAAATGCCATTATAATGACTTTGCTAACACCTCAAGATCCAAGCGGTGTGGATTTATATACAGATTCTGAAGTGAAGCTTAATGGCAAGCCGTTTTTAGCCGGGCTTGTCAAAGATAACGAAGGGCAGGATATTTTATATGAATGGCGGGCGAAAAAGTATGCGGATTTCCTTTTGCAAAACCAACTCAAAACACGCACAGACGCCAAAGGCAATAAGGTATATTTTGTAGATGTGAAAATGAGTGAAAATTACCAATCGCTTGCGGGCAACAGCTATCAAGCATACGCGCAAAAATATGCCAAGCAATACAACCTAGAAGGTGCGCTTGTGATGGCGATAATCCACACAGAATCTAACTTCAACCCTTATGCGATGAGCCATGTACCAGCTTATGGGCTTATGCAGATTGTCCCAAGCACGGCTGGAGCGGATTCTTATGAGCTTATCAATGGTAAAAAAGGTATGCCGAACAAAGATATGCTTTTCACGCCAGAGACAAATATCCACTATGGAAGCGCGTATTTACATATACTTTTTGAGCGCTATTTAAAGGGTATTACAAATCCGCTTTCTCACGAATATTGCGTGATTGCAGCGTATAATACAGGAAGTGGAAATGTCCTGCGTGCCTTTCATAAAGATAGGAAGCAGGCGATAAATGTGATAAACTCACTCACTCCAAAGCAGGTGTATCATCGCCTCACTACACGCTTAAATGATGAAGGTAAGCGCTATGTGCAAAAAGTCACAAATTTCAAAAAGCAATATGTAGGCATATAA
- a CDS encoding radical SAM/SPASM domain-containing protein, with protein MFERIYIELSDNCALECSFCPHSHNKTTRGVMKLAFFENLIAQIARDKLGRLIYLHILGDPLLLKDLDAYLEILRIYKISANIVTSGRFLENKNFSLLCGAPINQIAFSLSAFVDSPQSFKVGHLDRILKFCEFVHKEKSEVFIHLRLQDLHYENPLAREMREQIKTFFCLKDFAFQVFSDRKSARLAYKTFLSITPHYEWNARQEALAQSEQKSVAGRFKGENRAFCYGLIKQFGVLSNGIVVPCCIDCFGEIALGDAKRDCLKAILSSSLAMQIAQSFRQGKALLPKCQNCDYAKTLFHS; from the coding sequence ATGTTTGAAAGAATCTATATTGAGCTAAGCGATAATTGCGCGCTTGAATGTAGCTTCTGTCCGCACTCTCATAACAAAACAACGCGCGGTGTGATGAAGTTGGCATTTTTTGAAAATCTCATCGCACAAATCGCGCGTGATAAGCTAGGGAGGCTCATATATTTGCATATTTTGGGCGACCCGCTTTTATTGAAAGATTTGGACGCGTATTTGGAAATTTTGCGTATTTATAAAATCTCTGCAAACATCGTAACAAGCGGGAGATTCTTAGAAAACAAAAATTTTAGTCTGCTATGTGGTGCGCCAATAAATCAAATTGCATTTTCGCTAAGTGCATTTGTGGATTCCCCGCAGAGCTTTAAAGTTGGGCATTTGGATAGGATTTTAAAATTTTGTGAGTTTGTGCACAAAGAAAAAAGCGAAGTGTTTATTCATCTGCGCTTGCAGGATTTGCACTATGAAAATCCCTTAGCGCGCGAGATGAGAGAGCAAATAAAGACGTTTTTTTGCTTGAAAGATTTTGCTTTTCAAGTCTTTAGTGATAGGAAAAGTGCGCGCCTTGCATATAAAACCTTTTTAAGCATTACGCCACATTATGAATGGAACGCGAGACAGGAGGCTTTAGCGCAGAGTGAGCAAAAAAGCGTGGCAGGTCGTTTTAAAGGAGAAAACAGGGCTTTTTGCTATGGGCTGATTAAGCAATTTGGAGTTTTGAGTAATGGTATTGTGGTGCCTTGCTGTATTGACTGCTTTGGGGAAATTGCGCTAGGTGATGCGAAGCGAGATTGCTTAAAAGCAATTCTTTCTAGCTCGCTTGCAATGCAAATAGCACAAAGCTTCAGGCAAGGCAAGGCGTTGTTGCCAAAATGTCAAAATTGCGATTATGCAAAGACACTTTTTCATAGTTGA
- the mqnP gene encoding menaquinone biosynthesis prenyltransferase MqnP, whose amino-acid sequence MKNGLLANLFQKFKNFNELVMFQHTAFSATFILVAMVVASLKVNFGVWVGTKTFLLCALALISARNFAMTFNRLADRRYDVLNIRTKSRPSVDGRISFIAMSVFCALNAIIFIITSYFINSLAFGLSLPFLFVLGGYSLMKRFSYFAHLVLGISLSLAPIAGCIAVLGSLEMWCLMLSIGVMFWVAGFDLLYSLQDMEFDLEHKLYSVPSRFGAKSTLYLSRIFHICTLFFWGAFICESRVLGAVSYLGLFVCALMLFYEQYLVHKDFKNIPKAFFATNGYLGFIFLAFVLADGVWHYGI is encoded by the coding sequence GTGAAAAATGGGCTTTTAGCAAATCTTTTTCAAAAGTTTAAAAATTTCAATGAGCTTGTGATGTTTCAGCACACCGCTTTTTCTGCGACATTTATCCTTGTGGCGATGGTTGTAGCAAGCTTGAAAGTCAATTTTGGTGTATGGGTGGGGACAAAAACCTTTCTTTTATGCGCATTAGCACTTATTAGCGCGCGAAATTTCGCTATGACTTTTAACAGATTAGCAGATAGACGCTATGATGTGCTAAATATCCGCACAAAGAGCCGTCCTAGCGTTGATGGGCGCATTAGCTTTATAGCAATGAGTGTGTTTTGCGCGCTTAATGCGATTATTTTTATCATTACTTCGTATTTTATCAATTCCTTAGCCTTCGGACTTTCTCTCCCATTTTTATTTGTGCTTGGCGGATACTCTTTGATGAAGCGATTTTCCTACTTCGCCCATTTGGTGCTTGGAATCTCTTTGAGTTTAGCGCCGATTGCCGGCTGTATTGCGGTTTTGGGAAGTTTAGAAATGTGGTGTTTAATGCTCTCTATCGGCGTGATGTTTTGGGTGGCAGGATTTGACTTGCTGTATTCTTTGCAAGATATGGAGTTTGATTTGGAGCATAAGCTTTATTCTGTCCCTTCGCGTTTTGGCGCAAAAAGCACGCTCTATCTTTCAAGAATATTCCATATCTGCACTCTGTTTTTTTGGGGGGCTTTTATCTGTGAATCTAGAGTGCTTGGTGCTGTGAGTTATCTAGGACTTTTTGTCTGCGCACTTATGCTATTCTATGAGCAATACCTCGTGCATAAGGATTTCAAAAACATTCCAAAGGCATTTTTTGCCACTAATGGTTATCTTGGGTTTATTTTCCTAGCATTTGTACTAGCTGATGGTGTTTGGCATTATGGAATTTAA
- the mqnF gene encoding aminofutalosine deaminase family hydrolase: MSKLLGAPLVFVCDENFSIRRNFGVFVENGKIMENGDFNALCEKYQNAKRIFFEDCVMLPAFINAHIHFEFSSNVASFVYGDFGAWLDSVIAKRDNVLGEESAMQNAINEQLQSGVGIVGAISSYGYDLPILAQSPLRVVFFNEAMGSNPSAIDVLQKNFKMRLQESKYAQNALFTPAVALHSPYSLHSVFAKHILNEAMKLSAPLSAHFLESTYERQWLDSGSGYFYDFFHKGFGVPNPKPFFSTQGFLEQFREFKGRAVLTHCLEARERELEFMQECDLSIASCPRSNRLLCGKYLDLERAKPLNIAFGSDGKSSNANLNMLEELRTALFAYPKREINALAKELLLMLTKNGAKALGVESGSLESGKNADIAFFKLKEVVEMGADSQKTSTQAIQEALQFILHAKSAHKIYIDAKEVF; this comes from the coding sequence TTGAGCAAGCTACTTGGCGCACCTTTGGTATTTGTGTGTGATGAGAATTTTAGTATTAGGCGCAATTTTGGCGTGTTTGTAGAAAATGGCAAGATTATGGAGAATGGCGATTTTAACGCGCTTTGTGAAAAATATCAAAATGCGAAACGCATATTTTTTGAAGATTGCGTGATGTTGCCAGCGTTTATCAACGCCCACATTCATTTTGAATTTAGCAGTAATGTCGCAAGCTTTGTGTATGGAGATTTTGGTGCGTGGTTAGATTCTGTCATTGCTAAAAGAGATAATGTGCTAGGTGAAGAATCTGCTATGCAAAATGCGATAAACGAGCAATTACAAAGTGGCGTGGGGATTGTCGGGGCTATTAGCAGTTATGGCTATGATTTGCCAATTTTAGCCCAAAGCCCCTTAAGGGTAGTGTTTTTTAATGAAGCAATGGGGAGCAATCCAAGTGCGATTGATGTACTGCAAAAGAATTTCAAAATGCGTTTGCAAGAATCTAAGTATGCACAAAATGCGCTTTTCACACCAGCGGTGGCGTTACATTCGCCTTATTCTCTGCATAGTGTGTTTGCAAAGCATATCTTAAATGAGGCGATGAAGCTTAGCGCACCCTTAAGCGCGCATTTTTTAGAATCCACATACGAGAGGCAATGGCTAGATTCTGGCAGTGGATATTTTTATGATTTTTTCCATAAAGGTTTTGGCGTGCCAAATCCTAAGCCATTTTTTTCTACGCAAGGATTTTTGGAGCAGTTTAGAGAGTTTAAGGGGCGTGCAGTTTTGACGCATTGTTTAGAGGCAAGAGAAAGGGAGCTGGAGTTTATGCAGGAGTGTGATTTGAGCATTGCATCTTGCCCGCGTTCAAATCGCCTTTTGTGTGGGAAATACCTAGATTTAGAGCGCGCAAAGCCGCTAAATATTGCGTTTGGGAGCGATGGAAAAAGCTCAAATGCAAACTTAAATATGCTAGAAGAGCTTCGCACAGCACTTTTTGCCTATCCTAAACGCGAGATTAATGCACTTGCAAAAGAGCTTCTTTTAATGCTTACAAAAAATGGTGCAAAAGCGTTAGGTGTGGAATCTGGAAGTTTAGAATCTGGCAAAAATGCTGATATTGCGTTTTTTAAACTTAAGGAAGTTGTGGAAATGGGTGCAGATTCACAAAAAACAAGCACGCAAGCCATACAAGAAGCCTTGCAATTTATCCTACACGCAAAAAGCGCGCATAAAATCTACATTGACGCCAAAGAGGTGTTTTAA
- the gap gene encoding type I glyceraldehyde-3-phosphate dehydrogenase, whose amino-acid sequence MAVKVAINGSGRIGLCSARIIGKRDDVELVAFNSTADVDTLVHLLRYDSVHGHYDVEKLDSHTLRIGNNKCVKILSNRDPSNLDFGDAQAVIECTGKFNSKTASGTHLKGNVKRVIISAPADEAPTFVYGVNHTSYAGEPVISNASCTTNCLAPIAKVLNDAYGIESALMTTIHSYTNDQNVLDVKHKDIRRARAAAINIIPTSSGAAKAVGLVIPELSGKFNGFAVRVPTPDVSLVDLSVNLKKQANKEEINALFESVQNTTMRGIIYVDNEKCVSSDFIGSPYSAIFVPDKTLAIGNSAKVLAWYDNEMGYSTRLVDMSVYAITH is encoded by the coding sequence ATGGCAGTAAAAGTAGCAATCAATGGAAGTGGGCGCATTGGCTTATGTAGCGCGCGTATCATAGGGAAGCGTGATGATGTCGAGCTTGTGGCGTTTAATAGCACTGCAGATGTCGATACTTTGGTGCATTTATTGCGTTATGATTCTGTGCATGGGCACTATGATGTGGAAAAGCTGGATTCCCACACCTTGCGTATAGGGAACAATAAATGTGTAAAAATCCTAAGCAATAGAGATCCAAGTAATCTTGATTTTGGAGACGCGCAGGCTGTGATTGAATGCACGGGGAAATTTAACTCAAAAACCGCCTCAGGCACACATCTTAAGGGTAATGTAAAAAGAGTGATTATCTCTGCACCCGCTGATGAAGCGCCGACTTTTGTCTATGGTGTCAATCACACAAGCTACGCAGGTGAGCCTGTGATTTCCAACGCTTCTTGCACCACGAACTGCCTTGCTCCAATTGCAAAAGTCCTCAACGACGCCTACGGGATAGAATCCGCGCTTATGACGACAATCCACAGCTACACAAATGACCAAAATGTGCTTGATGTAAAACACAAAGATATTCGCCGTGCGCGCGCTGCGGCGATTAATATTATCCCCACAAGCTCTGGCGCGGCAAAAGCGGTGGGGTTAGTAATCCCTGAGCTTAGCGGGAAGTTTAACGGCTTTGCAGTGCGTGTGCCTACGCCGGATGTGAGCCTTGTAGATTTGAGTGTGAATCTCAAAAAACAAGCGAACAAAGAGGAAATCAACGCTCTTTTTGAAAGTGTGCAAAATACCACGATGAGGGGAATTATCTATGTAGATAATGAAAAATGCGTTTCAAGTGATTTCATCGGCTCACCTTATAGCGCGATTTTTGTGCCGGATAAAACGCTAGCTATCGGCAATAGCGCAAAGGTGCTGGCGTGGTATGATAATGAAATGGGCTACTCTACGCGCCTTGTGGATATGAGCGTGTATGCAATCACACATTAG
- a CDS encoding S1-like domain-containing RNA-binding protein, whose product MIQPKARLQKARDMQKNRANQKSQQSALQTFVGKICELEVARLSPYGAFLSLPQDTQKQSEESVLLPKKFVLDTLTVGDKVRVFLYTDSEDRLVASTQTPLLCVGEVGMLRVVDITSNGYFVDLGVDKELFVPSKMPKNKNLGKLLTIFLSIDKQGRLIGRLGIKERLQACTDKRLIGANASAFVFEKTPLGFGCVVAGRHYGLLYHNELAFVPKLGEILRVKVKRLRSDGKLDLSPVRAISGNCLLDLLKMHNGRIELDFKTSPEEIVRILKMSKKNFKLLANKLVRENLAEFIDAGDARKALVLKNV is encoded by the coding sequence ATGATACAGCCTAAAGCGCGCTTGCAAAAGGCGCGAGATATGCAAAAAAATCGTGCAAATCAAAAATCACAGCAAAGCGCACTTCAAACATTTGTGGGAAAGATTTGCGAGCTTGAAGTTGCGCGCTTAAGCCCTTATGGTGCATTTTTATCACTTCCGCAAGATACACAAAAGCAGAGTGAAGAAAGCGTTTTGTTACCCAAAAAGTTTGTGTTAGATACATTGACGGTGGGCGATAAGGTGCGCGTGTTTCTTTATACAGATTCTGAAGATAGGCTTGTCGCTAGCACGCAGACGCCACTTTTATGCGTTGGTGAGGTTGGCATGTTGAGGGTTGTGGATATTACCTCAAATGGCTATTTCGTGGATTTGGGCGTGGATAAGGAGCTTTTTGTCCCTTCAAAAATGCCAAAAAATAAGAATCTAGGAAAATTGCTCACTATATTTTTGAGTATCGATAAACAAGGTAGGCTCATTGGGAGACTTGGGATAAAGGAGCGATTGCAAGCTTGCACGGATAAAAGGCTGATAGGCGCGAATGCAAGTGCTTTTGTATTTGAAAAAACGCCACTTGGATTTGGTTGTGTGGTTGCGGGGCGGCATTATGGTTTGCTGTATCACAATGAACTGGCTTTCGTTCCTAAACTAGGTGAGATTTTGCGGGTGAAAGTTAAGCGATTGCGAAGTGATGGAAAGCTTGATTTGAGCCCTGTTCGCGCGATTTCTGGCAATTGCTTGCTAGATTTGCTAAAAATGCACAATGGACGCATAGAGCTTGATTTCAAAACTTCTCCTGAAGAAATTGTGCGGATTCTCAAAATGAGCAAAAAGAATTTCAAGCTTCTTGCAAATAAGCTTGTTCGCGAGAATCTAGCGGAGTTTATAGACGCTGGAGATGCGCGCAAAGCCCTTGTGTTAAAAAATGTTTGA
- a CDS encoding arginyltransferase, with amino-acid sequence MRLFEFTSESKVCSYIPSERSTMRYFYIQDCSSIFYLGLLERGWRRFGNHFFVPVCEDCKKCISIRTLVQEFKFSKNHKRVLKNNQNTQIYIQRPTISEEHLMLYDKYHRHMQQKKGWEYIPITQKSYMEMFVDGAQHYGYEFLYFVDSQLVGVGLVDIIEQSISAVYFFYNHNFEHLSLGTFNILTQLKIAQQKNLRYFYPGYWIKQHFCMGYKERFKPFEYLHNAPDIFEATDWRIYEE; translated from the coding sequence ATGAGACTTTTTGAATTCACCTCAGAATCTAAAGTTTGTAGTTACATTCCCAGCGAGCGAAGCACTATGCGCTATTTTTACATACAGGATTGCTCGAGTATTTTTTATTTGGGATTATTAGAGCGTGGATGGAGACGCTTTGGGAATCATTTTTTTGTCCCGGTGTGTGAGGATTGCAAAAAATGTATTTCCATACGCACACTTGTACAGGAATTTAAATTTAGCAAAAATCATAAACGAGTGCTAAAAAATAACCAGAATACCCAAATATACATACAAAGACCCACTATTAGCGAAGAACATTTAATGCTTTATGACAAATACCATCGTCATATGCAACAAAAAAAGGGTTGGGAATACATACCCATTACGCAAAAATCTTATATGGAGATGTTTGTCGATGGCGCGCAACACTATGGCTATGAGTTTTTGTATTTTGTAGATTCTCAACTTGTGGGCGTGGGGCTTGTGGATATTATCGAGCAAAGTATCAGCGCGGTGTATTTTTTCTACAACCATAATTTTGAGCATTTAAGCCTTGGAACTTTTAATATTCTTACCCAACTAAAAATCGCACAACAAAAGAATCTTCGCTACTTCTACCCCGGCTATTGGATAAAGCAACATTTTTGTATGGGCTATAAAGAGCGTTTTAAGCCTTTTGAATACCTTCATAACGCACCAGATATTTTTGAAGCCACTGATTGGAGAATATATGAGGAATGA
- a CDS encoding glucose-6-phosphate isomerase: protein MLTFSQNFATQDKKAQRDVLFSQILKEREYKASGYYELPFQKRALQDSKEYLSTHKELLKNLKNLVIIGIGGSSLGLRAIDSLLSHTKNRKNIALHFLEHTDSIPTNATLKKIKLKNTLFVAISKSGTTIETSSLMKYVLERFKILENKESKKHLLIITDENSPLQQWAHKEHIATVCIDKNVGGRFSVLSAIGILPLKILGYDTKALLKGAREFAEGFFARKEEHLLQKALFLAQNHKHYSINVLFSYASVFKDFNAWYVQLWGESLGKIAQNGVSIGLTPVGLVGSIDQHSFLQLIVQGVKDKSVTFLALNPKLFAKPTIPNFKLEFLESTNFVNTMSFAQLLYKQQQATMQTLQTQNIPTDFIRLDSLAEPSIGALIMYYELLTSAVGCLLKINTYDQPGVEFGKKRLFEDITKKAKA from the coding sequence ATGCTAACTTTTAGCCAAAACTTCGCTACACAAGACAAGAAAGCACAAAGAGACGTGCTTTTTTCACAGATTCTCAAAGAAAGAGAATATAAGGCAAGCGGATATTATGAACTTCCGTTCCAAAAGCGCGCATTGCAGGATTCTAAGGAATATTTAAGCACGCACAAAGAGCTTTTAAAAAATCTTAAGAATCTTGTCATCATCGGCATTGGCGGTAGTTCGCTTGGGCTTAGGGCGATAGATTCTCTGCTTTCACACACCAAAAATCGTAAAAATATCGCGCTTCATTTTTTAGAACATACAGATTCTATCCCCACCAACGCCACCCTAAAAAAAATCAAGCTTAAAAACACGCTTTTTGTAGCCATTTCAAAATCCGGCACGACAATTGAAACCTCTTCATTAATGAAGTATGTGCTGGAGCGCTTCAAGATTCTCGAAAATAAAGAATCTAAAAAGCATTTGTTAATCATAACTGATGAAAACTCACCCCTGCAACAATGGGCGCACAAGGAGCATATCGCCACAGTATGCATTGACAAAAATGTCGGCGGGCGCTTTTCGGTCCTTAGCGCAATTGGCATATTGCCTCTAAAAATTCTTGGTTATGATACAAAAGCGCTTCTTAAGGGTGCGAGGGAGTTTGCGGAAGGATTTTTTGCGCGCAAAGAGGAGCATTTATTGCAAAAAGCGCTTTTTTTGGCGCAAAATCACAAACACTACTCAATTAATGTGCTATTTTCGTATGCAAGCGTTTTTAAGGATTTCAACGCGTGGTATGTCCAACTATGGGGTGAAAGTCTAGGAAAAATCGCGCAAAATGGCGTTTCTATCGGGCTTACGCCTGTTGGGTTGGTTGGTAGTATCGACCAACACTCATTTTTGCAGCTTATCGTGCAAGGTGTGAAAGATAAAAGTGTGACTTTCCTCGCGCTTAACCCTAAGCTTTTTGCAAAACCCACAATCCCAAATTTTAAACTTGAATTTTTAGAATCTACAAATTTTGTCAATACAATGAGCTTTGCCCAACTGCTCTACAAACAGCAACAAGCCACGATGCAAACACTTCAAACCCAAAATATCCCAACGGATTTTATCAGGCTAGATTCTCTAGCTGAACCAAGCATCGGCGCGCTTATAATGTATTATGAGCTTTTGACTTCTGCGGTTGGTTGCTTGCTTAAGATTAACACTTACGACCAGCCCGGTGTGGAGTTTGGAAAAAAGCGCTTGTTTGAAGACATTACCAAAAAGGCAAAAGCGTGA